A stretch of DNA from Pseudomonadales bacterium:
AAGCGGCGACTGGCGCCGTCGTCGAAGCGCTGATACAGCAGGTCCAGATGATGGATGGCTTCCAGACGCAGATCGGCAGGCTGCGGATAGGTGTTTGCGTAGTCCCGGAAGTGGACGAGGGCCGTGTTGGCATCATCCAGCTGCAGATAGAGTTCGGCTGCCCGGTACAGACTCTGCCGCCGCACCTCCACATCGTCGGCGCTGACCGAGAGGTTCACATATTCGGCTGCGGCTCCGGCTACATCGCCCGTCTGTTCGTACATCGCCGCGAGGCGGGCGTCGATGCCGTTACCGAGTTCGTGGTCCGGATAGCGCTGCCGGAAATCCGTGAGCAATACGGCAGCACCGGTCAGGTCGCCGGTACTTTCAATCACAGCCACCGCATCAAACTGGCCCTGCACGGCGAGCTCAGCCGTCGGATCGATTTCCTGCAGACGCAGGTAATGGGCGACAGCGGCGTCGGTTTCTCCGGCGGCTTCGCTGGCCTCACCCTGTTTATAGACCGTGGCAAGCAGTCGCTGCTGTACGTCCGAACGCTCTGCTGCATCGAGATTCATGGCAAGCAATCGCTGATAGGCATTCTCTGCACCGACGAAATCGCCGAGTTCGAAGCGGCCGTGGCCGGCAATCAGCAGCGCGGATTCCCGCAGCGCGGGCTCCGCCTCCGGCCAGGTATTGAGCAGATTCTGGGCAAGCTCGACGGCCTGGGCGAATTCACCCAGCGCAAACAGGCTGTCCGCGGCCGCACCCTGCACGGCGGCAGCCCGTTCGTCTGCTGAAAACAGCAGCGCAAATTCGATCTGGGCATCGATCTTCAGGCGCTGCCAGAGCTCCTGTTCTTCAACCGGCGCACTCTCGGCGAGCCTGCTCAGACCGAGAATCGCCGCATAGCCCGCTTCGTCCGCGCGCTGATAGTCGATGAACTCGTGAACCACCCGCTGGAAGGCCGCCACTGCGCGACCGTGTTCTTCCGCTTCCGTGTACACCTCACCGAGCAGAAAGTGGTACTCGGCGGTGGCAGGATCGAGGGGGAAGGTCGCGACCATCTGTTCGTACCATTCTGCAGCCAGCAGATAGTCGTCACGCTTTCCGCTGCTCTGCGCCTCCGCGTGAGCCTGCTTGGACAGTTCCCCCAGATATTCATGAAGTTTGTCCAGATAGCCGTCCCGAACGGCAGCATCGTGCACAGCCCAGAACTGGCTGAACACGCCATAGCGGTTCACAAACTCAACCTTCTTCGGATGGATCTCGCTCGGGAAATCTGCCTTGATCAGGGTCTCGATCATGCCGATGTGGGCGCTCGGTGCCCGGGCGTCGAGGCCATTTTCATCAACGAACATCTGCCAGGTGGCCACGCTGTCGAGATAGCGTTCCTTGTCGAGGTAGTCGCTGGCCAGCGCTTCGTAAACCAGATACTGCCAGTGCGGTCGATCCAGATCGTTCATGTGCGCGGCCAGAGATGCTGCACCCTCCAGGTAGCCGAGTGTCAGCGTCACCACCCGCATGCTGTCGCTGAGCAGTTCCTGCTCGGTCGTTGGCAGTGTTCCGGCATCGGGATCGGTCAGCACCGAATCGATCACCTGGAAGAAGCTCGTGAGTCCGGCTTCGAGATCACCGAGCTTGAACTGGGACCAGCCGCGCATGTAGACCGAATTCCGCCAGTAGGCTGTGGTATCACCGAGGCTCACCACGAAACCGTAATCACCCTCGGCCTCCTGGTAACGGTTTTCGGAAAAAGCGATCTCCGCCCGGCGGAACCGGGCTTCGACAATGTAGCGGCTGTCCGGGTAGCCGGCGATCAGGCGATCGAGATAGGACACGGCTGCGGCGGTGTCTCCGGTGACATCACTCGCCCGGGCCAGCTGATAGAGAATTTCGTCCTTACCTTCGCCTTCCGAGTTTTCCAGCAGAGATTCGTACAGGGAGACCGCTCCCGCGTAAGGCGCTTCGGCACCGGCAATGTCCAGGTCTTCGCCGAGGCTCATTTTCAGGTCAGCGAGACGCTTGCCGACCGCATGATTCTCTCTGCGATCCGCGAGGAGGCCGTATACGCGCTCATAGGCGGCGACAACCTCTTCGCGGCTCGGCCGGGCGGCTGCCTGACGCCTGAGGTCCAGCTCGGGCAGGTCGGCGACCACTTCCGACAGACGCGGTGAGCGATCGACAAAGGTATCGTTCCCGCCAGAGAACGGCATCCAGCTGCAACCGCCGAGCAGCACGATCAGGCCGAGCAGAATGATTCGAAGGCTCATTCGACACCTCCGAGGTCCGCAGCCAGCGCGAGCTGGTCGGTAGCCCGGGCGATCCCGATACGGGTGATGAGCAGGTACCGCTCAAGGCGTTCCTGTTCCTTCGCCAGCCCCTGATGAAGCTGATCGGCCAGCGCGATTTCCCGGGCATTGCGCGCGCGATCCACATCCCGACGCAGTTCCCGGGCACGATCGGCGAACATCAGAAAATCGGTTTCCACACCGGCGGCGAATTCCGCTTCCGCGCTCTGCACCCTGTCGATACGTTCATTCACAGCGGCGAGCAGCTGCTCGTTCTCCGTGAGCTGTTTGCGCAGATCCCGCAGACGCACCTCGCGCTGCTCCACCAGCTCCCAGTAGAGAATGCCTTCGAGTCGATCGATGCGCTGCAACCAGCGGGTCGATTCCCGTGCACTCATCCCTTTACGTATGAGCTCCCGCATATTCTCGAGCTGATCGATTCGCCCGCGCTCAGTCGCGTCAGCGAAGCCGCGCATCCACTCGGGCGTGCGCTCGGCTGTTGCGAGTGTCAGAACCTGGTACTGCCGGGATTGCGCCTCGATCTGTGCTGCGAGCACGTCCTTCTGGTGCAGAAGCTCGTTGTCATGAAGCAGTTCTCTCGCCGCGGCAGAACGCCGGCGGCGTTCTGCCGCGAGTGACTCATAGGCGGCCAGATCTGCCGGCAGCTCGTCGAGCCAGTTCTGCATCTCCAGCAGTTCGCGCCATTCAAGCAGTACTTTGTGTGTGTCTTCGGTGGCCAGCCACTCCAGCCAGTCGGTGTGGCCGAGCTCCGACTGCCAGCGATCAACCAGCGCCGACATCTGAGACTCATCCCGCTCCGGGGCCGAGAACACCTGCAGCAGACTCTGTACCCAGACCGGGTCCTGCGCCTGTCGACGCAATCCTCCAATTACCGCCAGTCGATTCTCAAAATCCTGCTCGGCACTTCGATACTGGGCCAGGGCCTGGTCCTGGGACGCGAGCCGTTCGAGGCTGAGCGGAAATCCGATCCGGGCCTGGGCTGTACTGGAAGTCCAGTAATCCTGATTCTGGAGGGTGAGCCAGATTCTCGCGGCCAGCGCATAGTCCTGATTCTCCATCGCCAGCCCGCCGTAAGAGGCCAGGGCGATGTCCCGGTAGCGACCCTGGCCGGGCAACCCGCCGAGCACGGTTTCCGCATCTGCGGCGGCATGCTGTTGCCTGGCTACATAGGCCTGCGCCAGCTTCGCCCTCTGAATCAGGTCGAGGGATTCCGCATCCCGGGGTTCCCCCTCCGCCACCCGCACGAAAGTGCGATTGGCGCTGTCCAGATCGCCGCCCGCTCGGTAAGCAACACCGAGATTGAACAGGCCATAGGCTTTCAGCGGATCATCGGACTCGAGCTTTTCCAGCGCGCTTTCCGCGAGGGCCAGCTGACCGCGCTGCACGGCCAGTTCAGCACGCATGAATTCAACTTCCGGATGAATTTTTTCCCGGCCACGCCAGGACTTACCGAGATCAATCTTGTCCAGTTCCAGCGCGAGTGCATTCCAGTCGCCGCGGCGGTGGTATTCGCGCGCGAGATGAAAGGCCAGTCGCATCCGATCGAGTTCGGTCAGCTCCGAAGCCGCCACAGACTCGAAGGTGTCCCGGGCCATACCGTACATGCCTTCGCTGAAAGCGAAACTGCCGGTAGCGAGATCAAATCGAACCGGATCCGTCCCGCGCCTCCCCTGGGCCTTCGCAACTTCAGCTTCGAGCAGCGCCTGGGCGTAGTCATCCTGGTAGTAGCTGTACAACAGTGTGCCGTAGGTGAGCTCCTCAACCGGCTTGGCACCGGGAGCAGCCAGCACACAGCTTAAGATCAGCTCGCACAGGAACGCTTTCATGCCCGCTGTCCCGCGCTCTAGTCGGAGACCGCGGAACGGAACTCGGGCTGGTAGTCGGCCGTGGAATCGGCGATGGCCAGCTCGATAAAGGTGGGTTCGAAGGATTTCTCGAAGGCCACACTGGTGGCGCGCCGATAATCCCGGCCACCCGGGCCCCGGCCTGTGAAGAAGGCGGTCAGTTCATTCGAACCCTGTTTGGCATTGCCCACATAAAGTTTCTGGATACCACCGCGGTACAGCGCGTCCGTCTGTTTATCGGTATACAGGTGGTGGGCGACTTCCCGGCCGTTCAGTTTCAGCGTCACAGAGTCGAGCTGAAACAGCTCGCCGATGTCCATGGAGAGGAATACGGCCACCTGAGTGCTGGCCGGAAAAAGCAGATCCTCTTCGAGGATCACCAGATCCCGTTTGAGCTTGAGCAGCGCCTGCTTGACCCCTTCGAGATCATCACCGAGCGGCTGATTCGGGACGGCCGGGGAGCCAGCCGGAGCCACGACCGCTTTGACAACCGGTGCGGTCGTCGCTGTCGGGTCCATGGCTGAAGCGTCTGTTGCCGGTGCCTCCGACGCAACTGCGTCTGTCGCGACAGCGACAGACGTCATGAGTGTCAGTAGTGTAGCGATTGCTGTCCTTCGCATCGTTCGTGTCCTGTTCGTTGTGCGCCTGTGTCTGCCTGTTCCGTCGCGAACCTGCCCGTGCGGGTTATTCGCGGATCAGTTGCTTGACCACTTCCACATACTTCGCTTCGTCACCCGGTTTGTAGCCAAGGTGGATGTAGCGGACGACACCGTCACGATCGACGACCACGGTGCTCGGCATGGCCTGCAGGTTGTACAGTTCCGAGACACGCTGGCCATCATCGATAAGGATCGGAAAGGTCA
This window harbors:
- a CDS encoding tetratricopeptide repeat protein codes for the protein MSLRIILLGLIVLLGGCSWMPFSGGNDTFVDRSPRLSEVVADLPELDLRRQAAARPSREEVVAAYERVYGLLADRRENHAVGKRLADLKMSLGEDLDIAGAEAPYAGAVSLYESLLENSEGEGKDEILYQLARASDVTGDTAAAVSYLDRLIAGYPDSRYIVEARFRRAEIAFSENRYQEAEGDYGFVVSLGDTTAYWRNSVYMRGWSQFKLGDLEAGLTSFFQVIDSVLTDPDAGTLPTTEQELLSDSMRVVTLTLGYLEGAASLAAHMNDLDRPHWQYLVYEALASDYLDKERYLDSVATWQMFVDENGLDARAPSAHIGMIETLIKADFPSEIHPKKVEFVNRYGVFSQFWAVHDAAVRDGYLDKLHEYLGELSKQAHAEAQSSGKRDDYLLAAEWYEQMVATFPLDPATAEYHFLLGEVYTEAEEHGRAVAAFQRVVHEFIDYQRADEAGYAAILGLSRLAESAPVEEQELWQRLKIDAQIEFALLFSADERAAAVQGAAADSLFALGEFAQAVELAQNLLNTWPEAEPALRESALLIAGHGRFELGDFVGAENAYQRLLAMNLDAAERSDVQQRLLATVYKQGEASEAAGETDAAVAHYLRLQEIDPTAELAVQGQFDAVAVIESTGDLTGAAVLLTDFRQRYPDHELGNGIDARLAAMYEQTGDVAGAAAEYVNLSVSADDVEVRRQSLYRAAELYLQLDDANTALVHFRDYANTYPQPADLRLEAIHHLDLLYQRFDDGASRRFWLAKKIELYTDMGRAPTERATYLAAEAQLVFAEDERAQFDLVRITHPLQKSLKRKQQALKKTVAAFEAVADYQVAEFATASTFQIADLYSELSRAIMNSDRPGGLSELELEQYEILLEEQAFPFEEQAITLHEINMRRSWDGVYDDWVKKSFDELRRLMPARFDKQEVEVAYVETIY
- a CDS encoding AraC family transcriptional regulator, whose amino-acid sequence is MRRTAIATLLTLMTSVAVATDAVASEAPATDASAMDPTATTAPVVKAVVAPAGSPAVPNQPLGDDLEGVKQALLKLKRDLVILEEDLLFPASTQVAVFLSMDIGELFQLDSVTLKLNGREVAHHLYTDKQTDALYRGGIQKLYVGNAKQGSNELTAFFTGRGPGGRDYRRATSVAFEKSFEPTFIELAIADSTADYQPEFRSAVSD